One Planctomicrobium piriforme DNA segment encodes these proteins:
- the purH gene encoding bifunctional phosphoribosylaminoimidazolecarboxamide formyltransferase/IMP cyclohydrolase yields the protein MSAAKKRALISVSDKTGLGPFAQGLAMLGFEILSTGGTSKFLKEQGIPVIDVSDYTGFPEIMDGRVKTLHPRVHGAILGMPDVPEHAEAIAAHGIIPFQLVVVNLYPFEATIARPDVTAEEAIENIDIGGPSMVRSAAKNHAYLGIVTRPEQYGRVLEQLRGDGLSLELRRELAQAAFEMTARYDRAISDYFLKQQSPESKFPSQLTLSFKKDADLRYGENPHQSAAFYVENNPPAASIATAEKLHGKELSYNNLLDLDAAFAIAREFSEPAAVVIKHTNPCGCAIGKDQVTAFLQAYAGDPVSAFGSILAFNRELDVATAEALVEPGRFIEAIIAPGYAAAALEILQTKPKWKNNVRLLRCAAMCEPQPGGVDYRRVSGGLLVQDRDDQSDPESEYKVVTQRVPTDAELRDLKFAWKVCKHVKSNAIVLAKEGMLLGVGAGQMSRLDSSMIAAHKAGERSRGAVVASDAFFPFRDGIDEAAKAGVRAAIQPGGSRNDEEVIQACNEHGIAMIFTGRRHFKH from the coding sequence ATGAGTGCTGCGAAGAAACGGGCCCTGATCAGTGTCAGCGATAAAACCGGGCTCGGGCCGTTTGCCCAGGGACTGGCGATGCTCGGATTCGAGATCCTCTCCACCGGCGGTACCTCGAAGTTTCTGAAGGAACAGGGGATTCCGGTCATCGATGTGTCGGATTACACCGGCTTTCCGGAAATCATGGATGGTCGGGTCAAGACGCTGCACCCGCGAGTTCACGGGGCGATTTTGGGGATGCCGGATGTCCCTGAGCATGCTGAAGCGATTGCGGCACACGGCATCATTCCTTTCCAACTGGTGGTGGTGAACCTGTACCCGTTCGAAGCGACCATCGCGCGGCCGGACGTGACTGCTGAAGAGGCGATTGAAAATATCGATATCGGCGGCCCGAGCATGGTGCGCTCGGCGGCGAAGAATCATGCGTATCTCGGCATCGTGACCAGGCCGGAACAGTACGGTCGGGTACTGGAACAGTTGCGAGGGGATGGGCTGTCGCTCGAACTCCGCCGGGAACTGGCCCAGGCCGCCTTCGAAATGACCGCCCGTTATGACCGCGCGATCTCCGACTACTTCCTGAAGCAGCAGTCGCCGGAGTCGAAGTTCCCGTCGCAATTGACGTTGAGCTTCAAGAAAGACGCCGATCTGCGGTACGGCGAGAACCCGCACCAGTCGGCGGCGTTCTATGTCGAAAACAATCCGCCAGCCGCATCGATTGCCACTGCGGAAAAATTGCATGGGAAAGAACTCTCGTATAACAACCTGCTGGACCTCGATGCCGCCTTCGCAATTGCGCGGGAATTCAGCGAACCGGCGGCAGTGGTCATCAAGCACACCAACCCCTGCGGATGTGCGATCGGCAAAGATCAGGTAACGGCGTTCCTACAGGCATACGCCGGCGACCCGGTGAGTGCGTTCGGTTCGATTCTGGCATTCAACCGCGAACTGGATGTTGCAACGGCAGAAGCTCTGGTCGAACCGGGCCGGTTTATTGAAGCGATCATCGCGCCTGGCTATGCGGCAGCGGCGCTTGAGATTCTGCAGACGAAGCCGAAGTGGAAGAACAACGTACGATTGCTGCGGTGTGCGGCGATGTGCGAGCCGCAGCCAGGCGGAGTCGATTACCGCCGTGTGTCCGGCGGGCTGCTGGTGCAGGACCGGGACGACCAGTCCGACCCGGAATCTGAATACAAAGTCGTCACGCAACGAGTGCCAACCGATGCCGAACTCCGCGACCTGAAATTCGCCTGGAAGGTCTGCAAGCATGTGAAGTCAAACGCCATCGTGCTGGCGAAAGAAGGGATGTTGCTGGGAGTCGGTGCCGGGCAGATGAGCCGTCTGGATTCGTCGATGATCGCCGCCCACAAGGCGGGCGAGCGAAGCCGCGGCGCAGTTGTGGCCTCGGACGCGTTCTTCCCTTTCCGCGACGGGATCGACGAAGCCGCCAAAGCCGGAGTTCGCGCCGCGATCCAACCAGGCGGATCACGCAATGACGAAGAAGTGATTCAGGCCTGCAACGAACACGGCATCGCGATGATCTTCACCGGGCGACGGCACTTTAAGCACTGA
- the uvsE gene encoding UV DNA damage repair endonuclease UvsE, giving the protein MIRLGLCCAFRDQPIKFATTTATSIAKMERPDALAKLSRLCLANAEALLAALQYCADNRIGCFRVNSQILPLKTHPICGYEVEELPDRDEIVRRFKACGKFVKHHKLRTCFHPDQFVVLNSQRPEVVESSIRELEYQAEVAEWIGADVINIHGGGAYGDKPKALADFVRNLDRLSARVRKRLTVENDDKVFTPDDLLPICEATGIPLVYDVHHHRCLPDSLSVEQATTKALTTWNREPLFHISSPLEGWQGPKPERHHDFIDVNDFPACWRNEQITVEVEAKAKEVAVEKLARELIEARLAGAG; this is encoded by the coding sequence GTGATTCGACTTGGCCTTTGCTGTGCCTTTCGGGACCAGCCGATCAAGTTTGCCACGACGACGGCGACATCCATTGCCAAAATGGAACGGCCGGACGCCTTGGCGAAGCTCTCTCGTCTGTGTCTGGCGAATGCGGAGGCACTGCTCGCGGCACTTCAGTACTGTGCCGACAACCGCATCGGTTGTTTTCGGGTGAACAGCCAGATTCTACCGCTGAAGACGCATCCAATTTGTGGTTACGAAGTCGAGGAGTTGCCTGATCGCGACGAGATCGTCCGCCGCTTCAAGGCGTGCGGCAAATTCGTCAAACATCACAAGCTGCGTACCTGTTTCCATCCCGACCAGTTCGTCGTGCTGAACTCGCAGCGACCGGAAGTCGTGGAATCGTCAATCAGGGAACTCGAATACCAAGCCGAGGTCGCCGAGTGGATCGGAGCCGATGTCATCAACATTCACGGCGGCGGGGCTTACGGCGACAAGCCGAAGGCGCTGGCTGATTTCGTCCGCAATCTCGACCGCTTGTCAGCGCGAGTCAGAAAGCGGCTGACCGTTGAGAACGATGACAAGGTCTTCACGCCTGACGATCTCCTGCCCATCTGCGAGGCGACGGGCATTCCGCTGGTCTATGACGTACATCATCACCGTTGCCTGCCGGACAGTTTGAGCGTCGAGCAGGCCACCACGAAAGCACTTACCACCTGGAATCGTGAGCCGCTGTTCCACATCTCAAGCCCGTTGGAAGGCTGGCAGGGACCAAAGCCTGAACGTCATCATGATTTCATCGACGTGAACGATTTTCCGGCTTGCTGGCGCAACGAGCAGATCACGGTCGAGGTCGAAGCCAAGGCGAAGGAAGTGGCGGTCGAGAAGCTGGCACGGGAGCTGATCGAGGCTCGGTTGGCAGGGGCCGGGTAG
- a CDS encoding DNA gyrase inhibitor YacG, with the protein MIRRLTCPICNRELPPEIDGNASVFPFCSARCKEVDLFRWFSGDYAVVENLTPDQLYGLLPEDELPPELRG; encoded by the coding sequence ATGATCCGCCGCCTCACCTGCCCGATCTGCAACAGGGAATTACCCCCCGAAATCGACGGAAACGCCTCTGTCTTCCCGTTTTGCAGCGCCCGCTGCAAAGAGGTCGACCTGTTCCGCTGGTTCTCCGGCGACTACGCCGTCGTCGAAAACCTCACCCCCGACCAACTCTACGGCCTGCTACCCGAAGATGAACTGCCACCGGAACTGCGGGGATAA
- a CDS encoding diacylglycerol/polyprenol kinase family protein, whose translation MRRRLWHFFPGVLAFTLPVIPHMETVRLWVMLVIVAFGIILPALAAIRYQRAYCRSLDEDIAPSIFGYVIPLTLLCLMCRSNLEIPLAVAAIISFGDGCATLVGILTRGPRVPWNARKSWAGLVSFMVMGSLMATAIYWAEANPHVPLTTALLVVAPVVMICGLVETLPLKLNDNLTVGFTAAALLLVQQTLIVGWN comes from the coding sequence ATGCGCCGACGCCTGTGGCATTTCTTCCCTGGCGTGCTGGCCTTCACCCTCCCGGTTATTCCACACATGGAAACCGTGCGTCTGTGGGTGATGCTGGTGATCGTGGCCTTCGGCATCATCCTGCCGGCGTTGGCTGCGATCCGCTATCAACGGGCTTACTGCCGTAGTCTGGATGAGGACATCGCGCCCTCAATCTTTGGATACGTCATCCCGCTCACACTTCTGTGCCTGATGTGTCGCAGCAACCTTGAAATCCCCCTGGCGGTCGCCGCGATCATCTCATTCGGCGATGGATGCGCGACGCTGGTCGGTATTCTCACCCGTGGCCCTCGCGTTCCCTGGAACGCTCGTAAATCCTGGGCAGGCCTCGTCTCGTTCATGGTGATGGGCAGCCTGATGGCGACTGCCATCTATTGGGCGGAAGCGAACCCGCATGTGCCGCTGACGACCGCCCTGCTGGTCGTCGCTCCCGTGGTGATGATCTGCGGCCTGGTCGAAACGCTGCCGTTGAAACTCAACGACAACCTGACCGTCGGCTTCACCGCCGCGGCACTGCTGCTGGTT
- a CDS encoding DUF6882 domain-containing protein has translation MLERSMEDLRIKTGLHDRLWHLSEATWSVDQKLGQIVFTAPDGTVATCPVQIIGTYNTADSTWLWGWEHPAVRPELGQHAQRVKEYGEAHQISDLTTRKLAATELQCWEFAALACKLNDAQGAYRGPTGPTLVFMTFGQPTLTKAASETEVKEPAFNPDPLADGFTADIPTDVRKAVTGFIAARYNWEVVAWKEDEANRHSRKQSSEEVTRVAEESYAKLIQEWCVPEVKPQPISYGSHPDHDPAKEKLISAKLSGSDCRVRTQATGPYGSVTDYEYQLRKKDGRWLLTHLYFLGDDGKYECL, from the coding sequence ATGCTAGAACGCAGCATGGAAGACCTGCGAATCAAGACAGGGCTTCATGATCGGCTGTGGCATCTTTCTGAGGCTACCTGGAGCGTTGACCAGAAACTGGGGCAAATTGTCTTCACCGCTCCCGATGGCACAGTTGCGACGTGCCCAGTACAGATCATCGGAACGTACAACACAGCCGATTCAACCTGGCTATGGGGCTGGGAACACCCTGCGGTTCGGCCGGAACTCGGCCAACATGCCCAACGTGTAAAGGAATACGGTGAGGCCCATCAGATTTCGGATCTGACGACCCGGAAGCTCGCCGCAACAGAATTGCAGTGCTGGGAATTTGCCGCTCTGGCCTGCAAGCTGAACGATGCTCAAGGGGCGTATCGCGGACCAACAGGGCCAACACTCGTTTTCATGACGTTCGGTCAGCCTACACTGACCAAAGCCGCAAGCGAGACGGAGGTCAAAGAGCCTGCATTCAATCCCGATCCTTTGGCCGATGGGTTTACCGCTGACATCCCGACTGACGTGCGCAAGGCAGTTACCGGATTTATCGCGGCTCGTTACAACTGGGAAGTTGTCGCCTGGAAAGAGGACGAAGCGAATCGGCACTCTCGGAAGCAAAGCTCTGAGGAGGTCACCAGAGTTGCCGAGGAGTCCTATGCGAAACTCATCCAGGAATGGTGCGTACCGGAAGTGAAGCCCCAACCCATCTCTTATGGCAGCCATCCAGATCATGATCCTGCCAAAGAAAAACTCATCTCGGCGAAATTGTCTGGTTCAGATTGCCGCGTTCGCACTCAGGCGACAGGTCCCTACGGCTCAGTCACGGACTATGAATATCAGTTGAGAAAAAAAGACGGACGGTGGCTGCTCACACATCTTTACTTTCTGGGGGACGACGGGAAATACGAGTGCTTATAA
- a CDS encoding NADPH-dependent assimilatory sulfite reductase hemoprotein subunit, with product MGNFRPEPDVSRRKNAADAAMSEEKLSKFEGVKEQSNFLRGSIGEELLNADPTFSEDNAGLLKFHGTYQQDNRDARGGKPKEYSFMVRSRVPGGKVTPEQFLAHLDICEEFANGTLRVTDRQAFQLHGVLKTDLKSAIRGINESKLSTIAACGDVCRNFMCCPAPQKNNPVHDQMQKLADAMADHFRPKSLAYYEIWLKDGENSELVHQVVDEPIYGKTYLPRKFKMGVTLPEDNCIDVYTQDLGLIAVVEGDTIVGYNMVVGGGMGMTPAKKDTFPAVGKRMTYVTPEQVIPVAEAVVKVQRDFGNRADRKHARMKYLIAEWGLPKFKAKVEEYYGAALPEPHPTDVTNVDDHIGWHEQGDGKLFLGINIENGRLKDEGPLQLKAAFRELLAKFPFPLRLTALQGIILCDVEPKDKPEIESILRKHGVKLAHELTLIRRYSIACPALPTCGLAVTESERVLPAIMDELEATLDQYGLKEDRIAVHMTGCPNGCARPYTPDIGLVGKARGKYTLYLGGNAEGTRLGFIFQDMVPEQGISTILSPIFAQYRDQRQDGESFGDFCHRVGKDSLARAEAVAAT from the coding sequence TTGGGGAACTTCCGACCGGAGCCGGATGTCTCTCGTCGAAAAAACGCAGCGGACGCAGCCATGTCAGAAGAAAAACTGAGCAAATTCGAAGGTGTCAAAGAGCAGAGCAATTTTTTGCGCGGCTCGATCGGCGAGGAACTGCTCAATGCCGACCCGACTTTCAGCGAAGACAACGCCGGCCTGCTGAAATTTCACGGCACCTATCAGCAGGACAACCGCGATGCGCGCGGCGGGAAGCCCAAGGAATACAGCTTCATGGTCCGCAGCCGCGTGCCCGGCGGCAAAGTGACCCCCGAGCAGTTCCTGGCGCACCTCGACATCTGCGAGGAATTCGCCAACGGCACCTTACGAGTCACCGACCGCCAGGCGTTCCAGTTACACGGCGTGCTGAAAACCGATTTGAAATCGGCGATTCGCGGCATCAACGAAAGCAAGCTGTCGACGATTGCCGCCTGCGGAGACGTCTGCCGCAACTTCATGTGCTGCCCGGCGCCGCAGAAGAACAATCCGGTGCATGACCAGATGCAGAAGCTGGCCGACGCGATGGCGGACCACTTCCGTCCGAAGTCATTGGCGTACTACGAAATCTGGCTGAAGGACGGCGAGAACTCGGAACTCGTGCATCAGGTGGTCGACGAGCCGATCTACGGCAAGACCTACCTGCCGCGGAAGTTCAAGATGGGAGTCACGCTTCCTGAAGACAACTGTATCGACGTCTATACCCAGGATCTGGGTCTGATTGCCGTTGTCGAAGGGGATACGATCGTCGGTTACAACATGGTGGTCGGCGGCGGAATGGGGATGACCCCGGCCAAGAAAGACACCTTCCCGGCAGTCGGCAAGCGGATGACCTACGTCACCCCCGAACAGGTGATTCCGGTCGCCGAAGCGGTCGTGAAGGTGCAGCGCGATTTCGGGAATCGGGCTGACCGCAAGCACGCCCGTATGAAGTACCTGATCGCCGAGTGGGGCCTGCCGAAATTCAAGGCGAAAGTCGAAGAGTACTACGGCGCAGCACTGCCGGAACCGCATCCGACTGACGTGACGAATGTCGACGATCACATCGGCTGGCACGAACAAGGGGACGGCAAACTGTTCCTCGGGATCAACATCGAGAACGGGCGTCTGAAAGACGAAGGCCCGTTGCAGCTTAAGGCGGCCTTTCGCGAACTGCTCGCGAAGTTCCCGTTCCCGCTGCGGCTGACCGCGTTGCAGGGGATCATCTTGTGCGATGTCGAGCCGAAAGACAAACCGGAAATCGAATCGATCCTGCGGAAGCACGGCGTGAAGTTGGCGCACGAACTGACGCTGATTCGCCGGTACTCGATCGCCTGTCCGGCACTGCCCACCTGTGGGCTGGCCGTCACCGAGTCAGAACGAGTGCTGCCAGCCATCATGGATGAACTGGAAGCAACGCTGGATCAGTACGGTCTCAAGGAAGACCGGATTGCAGTGCATATGACCGGCTGCCCGAACGGTTGTGCGCGGCCCTACACGCCGGATATCGGCCTGGTGGGGAAAGCCCGCGGGAAGTACACGCTGTACCTGGGCGGTAACGCCGAGGGGACGCGGCTGGGGTTCATCTTCCAGGACATGGTGCCGGAGCAGGGGATTTCGACGATTCTCTCGCCGATCTTCGCCCAGTACCGGGACCAGCGTCAGGACGGGGAATCGTTCGGCGACTTCTGTCACCGTGTCGGAAAAGACTCGCTGGCCAGAGCGGAAGCGGTTGCTGCGACCTAG
- a CDS encoding HSP90 family protein: MTQWQRHIPFKVDIAGVIDIMGASLYSRPDTPIREMLQNAHDAIMRRRRTDLDFRGRIDVVQNADEHTISFQDDGIGLTPEDAEDYLGTVGAGITGLIKRSGDVPDSAGGLGDRGDLIGQFGVGLFSAFMLADRIVVESRHDAADHGIRWEAGAGTEIELMELDRAAPGTVVTLYLKPEYRFLSTQPESVEKAIREYADFLPIPIYLNRQAKRVNVIHAAWFEPSQDREATELALQEYFDEAPIDVIPIRVEKPASIAGALYVTPQRVPGFTDQSAVMVTVRRMVISRKIQGLVPAWATFLRGCLELHDCSPTTSREDLVRDDLFERIKSSLEDLIFSHFSELAKSDPTRLEAVVNWHRYTFAGAALENGRLRGLLRHCYRLPTSHGSLTLDEILKRSVADSLYEEEADRVVWYNTDRRQERWVNTLFAEHEVPCVHTFRSFEESLLAQCAHDDNAKGTVTDLRIATPSAPNFATTILGVSDLEDIEPRWREFLEHVNAKILVGSFRRDQPVMAFLNERYELARSFDEMKQRGEIPRGFQRLIESHFKSDVPQENEVILNRNHPMISRALSQKPGMPLSSVMRLIVINALNSAGAATPDSARKQQTDDLDWIAQCLWGKDG; the protein is encoded by the coding sequence ATGACACAATGGCAGCGCCACATTCCGTTCAAGGTCGATATCGCCGGCGTGATCGACATCATGGGGGCCTCGCTGTACAGCCGGCCTGACACGCCGATTCGCGAAATGCTGCAGAATGCACATGACGCCATCATGCGGCGGCGGCGGACCGACCTCGATTTTCGCGGTCGCATTGATGTTGTGCAGAATGCCGACGAGCATACGATTTCGTTCCAGGATGACGGCATCGGCCTGACGCCGGAAGACGCGGAAGATTACCTGGGAACGGTTGGGGCCGGGATTACCGGACTCATCAAACGCTCAGGCGACGTGCCGGACTCGGCGGGCGGACTCGGGGATCGGGGCGATCTCATCGGGCAGTTTGGCGTGGGGCTGTTCAGCGCGTTCATGCTGGCTGACCGGATCGTGGTCGAAAGCCGTCACGATGCCGCGGACCACGGAATTCGCTGGGAGGCGGGGGCGGGAACGGAAATTGAACTGATGGAGCTGGACCGCGCCGCCCCAGGCACAGTGGTCACGCTGTACCTGAAGCCGGAATATCGGTTTCTTTCGACGCAGCCGGAATCCGTCGAAAAAGCGATTCGCGAATATGCCGACTTCCTGCCAATCCCCATCTATCTGAACCGGCAGGCGAAACGGGTGAATGTGATTCACGCGGCCTGGTTCGAGCCGTCTCAGGATCGGGAAGCGACCGAACTCGCGCTGCAGGAATATTTCGACGAAGCCCCGATCGACGTGATTCCGATTCGGGTCGAAAAACCGGCCTCAATCGCCGGGGCATTGTATGTCACCCCGCAACGGGTGCCGGGCTTTACCGATCAATCGGCCGTCATGGTTACCGTGCGGCGGATGGTGATCTCGCGAAAAATTCAAGGGCTCGTACCTGCCTGGGCGACGTTTCTCCGCGGTTGTCTCGAACTACACGACTGCTCGCCGACGACCAGTCGCGAAGACCTCGTGCGCGACGATCTGTTCGAACGGATCAAGTCGTCGCTGGAAGATCTCATCTTCAGCCACTTCTCTGAATTGGCGAAGAGCGACCCAACGCGGCTCGAAGCGGTGGTGAACTGGCATCGTTACACGTTTGCAGGCGCGGCTTTGGAAAACGGCCGTCTGCGCGGGCTGCTGCGGCACTGCTACCGATTACCGACGTCGCATGGCTCGTTGACGCTGGACGAGATTCTGAAGCGGTCGGTCGCGGATTCACTGTATGAAGAAGAGGCCGATCGGGTGGTCTGGTATAACACCGACCGTCGACAGGAACGCTGGGTGAACACGCTGTTCGCGGAACACGAAGTTCCCTGCGTGCATACGTTTCGCAGCTTCGAGGAATCGCTGCTGGCGCAATGTGCTCACGACGACAACGCCAAGGGAACCGTCACCGATCTGCGGATCGCGACGCCGAGCGCGCCGAACTTCGCGACGACGATTCTCGGAGTCAGCGATCTCGAAGACATCGAGCCCCGCTGGCGCGAGTTTCTGGAGCATGTGAATGCCAAAATCCTCGTCGGCTCGTTCCGCCGCGACCAACCGGTGATGGCGTTTTTGAACGAGCGCTACGAGCTGGCGAGATCGTTCGACGAAATGAAACAACGGGGAGAAATTCCTCGCGGCTTCCAGCGGCTGATCGAATCGCATTTCAAGAGCGATGTGCCTCAGGAAAACGAAGTGATCCTGAACCGCAACCACCCGATGATCAGCCGCGCCCTGTCGCAGAAGCCAGGCATGCCGCTGTCGAGTGTGATGCGCCTGATCGTGATCAACGCCCTGAACTCCGCCGGCGCCGCGACGCCTGATTCTGCGAGGAAACAACAGACCGACGATCTCGACTGGATCGCCCAGTGTCTGTGGGGGAAGGATGGTTAG
- a CDS encoding YheT family hydrolase produces the protein MSSQRSSTDIPLSEDLFSPPVFFRNGHVQTLAGMYVYSPWAGRERSSFGVSLSGEVLLSDDDRLVYQDDRPKNWQSGDRVALLLHGLGGSHASHYMSRIARLLNQHNVRAFRLDWRGCGAGVTLARYPYHSGRSSDLAATLAEIQARCPGSPITVIGFSLGGNVTLKLLGETQNSLGSFAAIDRAVAVCPPIDLNMTVTSLGKGWSQLYDRYFCKACTRDVRNRQRQRPDAIIPDGWFSRLPRTLYEFDETFTAPVSGFESAAEYYARSSANQFLAAITVPTLVIAAQDDPLIPFAQFKAADYSAATKLLAPQHGGHLGFCTPRGLGWLDRQILNWTLGPHCPGR, from the coding sequence GTGTCATCACAACGCAGTTCCACAGACATCCCGCTCAGCGAGGATCTGTTTTCGCCTCCCGTTTTCTTTCGCAACGGGCACGTTCAGACGTTGGCAGGGATGTATGTCTACTCCCCCTGGGCAGGTCGCGAGCGATCTTCATTCGGCGTCTCCTTGTCTGGCGAAGTGCTGCTCAGCGACGACGATCGTTTGGTCTATCAGGATGATCGCCCGAAGAATTGGCAGTCGGGCGACCGAGTGGCACTGTTGCTCCACGGTTTGGGAGGAAGCCATGCCAGTCATTACATGTCTCGGATCGCCCGTCTGCTGAACCAGCACAACGTACGGGCATTTCGACTCGACTGGCGCGGCTGCGGTGCAGGGGTGACGCTCGCGCGCTATCCGTATCACAGCGGTCGATCGAGCGATCTGGCAGCTACGCTTGCAGAGATTCAGGCTCGCTGCCCAGGTTCGCCGATTACAGTCATCGGGTTTTCCCTGGGGGGAAACGTCACGTTGAAGCTGCTGGGCGAAACTCAGAATTCATTGGGAAGCTTTGCAGCAATTGATCGTGCCGTTGCCGTCTGTCCTCCCATCGACTTGAACATGACCGTCACGTCGTTAGGAAAGGGGTGGTCCCAGCTGTACGATCGCTATTTCTGCAAAGCCTGCACGCGCGACGTCCGAAATCGACAACGCCAGCGACCAGACGCGATCATCCCCGACGGATGGTTTTCGCGATTACCCAGGACGTTGTACGAATTCGACGAGACATTCACCGCACCGGTCAGCGGTTTTGAATCCGCAGCCGAATATTATGCCCGGTCGAGTGCCAATCAGTTTTTGGCAGCCATCACAGTTCCCACGTTGGTCATTGCCGCCCAGGATGATCCGCTCATTCCATTTGCCCAGTTCAAGGCTGCGGATTACTCAGCGGCGACCAAATTACTCGCCCCGCAGCACGGGGGGCACCTGGGGTTCTGCACGCCGCGCGGACTGGGATGGCTGGATCGACAGATTCTCAACTGGACGCTCGGGCCGCATTGTCCCGGACGCTAA